From a region of the Gossypium raimondii isolate GPD5lz chromosome 10, ASM2569854v1, whole genome shotgun sequence genome:
- the LOC105776465 gene encoding ras-related protein RABF1, whose amino-acid sequence MGCSSSLPDRSSGRSTGLNNADNPEGPDAKNLRVKLVLLGDSGVGKSCIVLRFVRGQFDPTSKVTVGASFLSQTIALQDSTTVKFEIWDTAGQERYAALAPLYYRGAGVAVIVYDITSPESFTKAQYWVKELQKHGSPGIVMALVGNKADLQEKREVPVQDGIDYAEKNGMFFIETSAKTADNINQLFEEIAKRLPRPSPS is encoded by the exons ATGGGTTGCTCTTCTTCTCTCCCAG ATCGGAGTTCCGGGCGGTCCACTGGACTTAACAACGCGGACAATCCTGAAGGTCCCGATGCCAAAAATCTACGCGTAAAg CTGGTCTTGTTAGGTGATTCTGGAGTTGGAAAAAGTTGTATTGTTCTTCGCTTTGTTCGTGGCCAGTTTGACCCTACATCTAAG gtAACTGTAGGAGCTTCATTCTTGTCACAGACAATAGCTTTGCAAGATTCAACTACTGTTAAGTTTGAAATATGGGACACTGCTGGGCAAGAGAG GTATGCTGCATTGGCACCTCTATACTACAGAGGAGCTGGAGTTGCAGTTATTGTGTATGATATAACTAGTCCAGAGTCCTTCACCAAAGCACAATATTGGGTTAAG GAGCTACAAAAGCATGGGAGCCCAGGTATAGTGATGGCCTTGGTTGGTAATAAAGCCGACCTTCAGGAAAAGCGCGAAGTACCAGTCCAA GATGGCATTGACTATGCAGAGAAGAATGGGATGTTCTTTATTGAGACATCTGCCAAGACTGCGGACAATATAAATCAGTTGTTTGAG GAAATTGCCAAGCGGCTGCCACGTCCATCACCTTCATGA
- the LOC105775619 gene encoding SKP1-like protein 11, protein MLSSKNSALESKDNEIFEVEESIAIQSELIKTMATMVNSKAYVNERNQMGCWKQANYHVEQNNKIVDEELSDWESKFFEVDMDDLHELFMAANYLEIESLLNGVAKRVADIIKACMNVEVIRQTFGINNDFAAQQEEEIRKLNSWNHI, encoded by the exons ATGTTGTCGTCCAAGAATTCTGCATTGGAGAGCAAAGACAATGAAATCTTTGAGGTCGAAGAATCCATTGCCATTCAATCTGAGCTCATCAAAACCATGGCGACCATGGTGAACAGCAAGGCCTACGTTAACGAACGTAATCAAATG GGATGCTGGAAACAAGCCAATTATCACGTCGagcaaaacaacaaaattgttGATGAAGAACTAAGCGATTGGGAATCAAAATTCTTTGAGGTTGATATGGATGATCTTCACGAGCTTTTCATGGCAGCCAATTACCTGGAAATTGAAAGCTTGTTGAATGGAGTGGCGAAACGAGTTGCGGACATTATCAAAGCTTGCATGAATGTTGAGGTAATTCGTCAGACTTTTGGAATTAACAACGATTTTGCTGCTCAACAAGAAGAGGAAATTCGTAAGCTTAATTCTTGGAACCATATTTGA